GGAGTGGCTCTACCCGTGGTGCCGCCGCATCGCACCGGACCGTCGGCCGATGGTGCTCACCGCCAGGGACCGGCGCGGGGCGCTGGTGGGCCTCATGCCGCTGGGCTTCGAGGTCCGCCGGGTGATGGGCCGGCTGGTGGGGCGCGTGGGCTTCCTGGGGGAGACCCACGTGGGCAGCGACTACCTGGACGTGGTGGCGCGGCGGGGCGCGGAGGAAGAGGTGACGCGCGCCTTCGCCCAGACGCTCCGGCAGCTGCATGGCACCTGGGACGTGCTGGACCTGACCGACCTGCACGAGGACTCGCTCACGGTGAAGGTGCTCCGGGAGGCGTTCCCGGAGATGGACGTCCGCGTGACGGAGCGCTACCTCTGCCCCTACGAGAAGTTCGAGAAGGGGGAGAGCTTCGACACGTTCCTCAAGCGCACGGGCCGCCGGGACAACTACCTGCGGCGCCGCAAGTGGCTCGAGAAGCAGGAGGGCTATTGCATCGAGCGCACGGAGCTTCCCGGCGCGCTGGCGGGGCCCATGACGGACTTCTTCCGCCTGCACGCGGCGCGCTGGGCCGGGGATGGGGGCTCGCAGGGCATCAAGGGCAAGGGCGTGGAGGCCTTTCACCGGGATGCCACGCAGCTGCTCGCCGAGCAGGGCCAGCTGCGCCTCTACACCATGAAGGTGGGAGGCCAGGCCGTGGCGTCCGTCTACGGCATCGTCCACCGGGACACGTTCATCTACTTCCAGTCCGGGTATGACCCGGAGTGGCGCAACCGGAGCGTGGGCCTGGTGCTCGTGGGCGAGACGTTCAAGGACGCCTTCGAGTCCGGCCTCACCGAGTACGACTTCCTGCGCGGCACGGAGACCTACAAGTCCGACTGGACGTCGAAGCAGCGGCGCACCGTAGCGGTGCGCATCCACGCCCACGAGGGGGCTGGGAGCTGGTTCACCCGTCACGAGGAGCTGGCGCGCACGGTGCGCAACACCTTCAAGCGCATCCTTCCGGACGCCACGGTCGAGAAGATTCGCCGGTTGAGGCGGCGAAGGGCGGCCATCTGAAGTCACCCTCGGGCAGCAAGGCGTGGCTGGGCGGGGTGCTGGCGCTCGCGGTGAGCGCCAGTGCCGAGGCGCAGGAGCCGGACACGCTGCCGTGGCCGGTCCAGGCGCTCTTCCTCCAGGATGTGGCCCAGGTTCAGGAGGCGGGCGCGGTGCAGGCCCAGGCGGCGTTTCAGGCCCGGGACACCCCGGGGGGAACGTACCTGGAGGTGCCTTTCGA
This region of Stigmatella aurantiaca genomic DNA includes:
- a CDS encoding GNAT family N-acetyltransferase, producing MIRESEVTPEPRPSQWLQVDAVLDPAVLAGMRAEWNALLAASNAGIFNSWEWLYPWCRRIAPDRRPMVLTARDRRGALVGLMPLGFEVRRVMGRLVGRVGFLGETHVGSDYLDVVARRGAEEEVTRAFAQTLRQLHGTWDVLDLTDLHEDSLTVKVLREAFPEMDVRVTERYLCPYEKFEKGESFDTFLKRTGRRDNYLRRRKWLEKQEGYCIERTELPGALAGPMTDFFRLHAARWAGDGGSQGIKGKGVEAFHRDATQLLAEQGQLRLYTMKVGGQAVASVYGIVHRDTFIYFQSGYDPEWRNRSVGLVLVGETFKDAFESGLTEYDFLRGTETYKSDWTSKQRRTVAVRIHAHEGAGSWFTRHEELARTVRNTFKRILPDATVEKIRRLRRRRAAI